acaGTTGTTTTATTCGCCTCCATGTTTGCTTTTCCCATCACCAGATCCTGTAAATGTATCAGCACACAGAGTTTGAGACATGATGGATGACGATACAGAAATTGCTATTGTTGGTGTTGGGTGTCATTTCCCCGGAGGTGATTATGAACAGTTTGCAGTGTTTCACTATGCCTCATGTTATGATTTTGGACTGCATTCTTATTGTATATGTTCTGTTTCAGGTGAGGGACTTGAAAACTTTTGGCGTGTCCTGCTCGAGGGGAAGAACTGTGCTGTTCAGATACCGAATGACAGGTTTAACCTCTCTCAGTGGTACGATCCAGAGGAGAGTAAAGCGGGAAAGACCTACACAGCAAAGGCAGCACTCATTGACGGGTAAAGCTCAGTGGTCATTCATTCTGCTTGTCATCATTATACTTCTCAATATTCAGTTAAATCTGTCTGGTACATCAGTAGTACACAATCCCTGTGGCTCCCCATGACTGACCTTATATTCTCTGCAGATTAAATGCGTTTGACCACAAGTTCTTTGGCATCACTGAGGCGGAATCCCTCTCCATGGACCCTCAGCACAAACTCTTGCTGCAGTGCACCTACAGGGCACTAGAGGATGCTGGGATACCCATGGAAAAGGCCAGTGGAACACGAACAGGAGTATATTTGGGTAACAGAAactaaaattaatacaattattacgATTGATGTTTGGGTTAACACGTATGTGTGGTCAGTTATTAATCTCAGTGGATTCATATACGCATGTATTTGTTATGGCATGAAGAAACAAGTTAGTTAATAAGCTAATCGGGCGTttctagaacacacacacaaacttccaGCCACTACCGCACATTGCGCATGTCTCCTCAATTTAAACACACCTAACCCTACCTCAGTAGTACTAATGCGAAATCCACACACGGGGCTcagtcaacacaatctcacagcagttcgtaactttttgatttagtggctaattcatttcaattcgtacgatctaattcatagtTTTGTACGATtagctcatcacccaatgaccgtgggggttaggggtggggttgggtgccatgcctcctttttaaaatcgtacaaattcgccactaaactgacaaaacgtaaaatatttatgtttcctcgtgagatcaggctgggctAAGTAGGTATGTTAAATTAATGTAATGTTACAACACAATTATTTAGTGGTGTATAAAGTTACTTGCTAACTTAGTAACTTAGCGCTTTGTTATGTCACAACTAGGCTATATTGTAGGCTATGTTCTATGTTGCGTTTGGACAGGGGTAACAAACTCACTTCAGTTCTTCAACATAATTGCCTGTAGGTTCCATAACAGCCTGAAGTACTGAATTAATTGGATGAAGTGTGTTTATTTAGGGTTAcagtaaaactgtgcagagctgtggccctccagaagGTTGACACCCGTGCCCAGGGATCTAAAAAGCATGTGTCTGTTAAAAGAGACATCTAGAATGTGCAGTGCTGGGCGCTCCAAGAACAAGGTTAGAACAACAGAGCTAAACTTTTGTGTTTGGTTTTCAGGGTTGATGAACAGAGACTTTGAGCTGGCAACCGTGAGGAATAATCCAAAGCATATCAGCCACACCACTGGCACTGGGGTTGCTATGAGCATAGCTGCCAACCGCATCTCATACATATTCAACTTCACCGGCCCCTCCGTGGCCATCGACTGTGCCTGCTCATCATCCCTCGTCGCCCTTCACTTTGCTTGTCAAGCCATAAAGCAAGGTAATCCTCACACAAATGTACCGTGTGAACAACATGGCTATTCATTTTTGCTATTTGTATTCTAAAGGAAGCTCGCTTTGTATTCTGTCTACCAAAGTCACAATATTGAGTAATGCATAAATAAGGAATGGTAAGAATTTTGGCTACTTCAGTTCACAAGTCATACTCATTTAGTATTGATTTCTTGCTGTCCACAAAGGAGTCTgattatataatatgattataGACGTTACTATGGAGACTGAATGTACACATTAAGTGTGAGAGGCtctatttagtcatttatttaatcatgatgaattgaaaataacatttaacATGGCATGCACCACCACTAAAAAACGTTTACCTTTAAAAAGTTTAAACCCTATAACTATATTGCGATTAACtggaacttttatttatttatattgtatttattcaaataatgtcTATCATTGTTGCAATATTATTGCAACCTGCAGTTAAACGTGACTTGTGTAGTATAACAATCATCTGATTTGTGTATATAACGCTCTGGTTACTAGAGTAACCCTTGGGGAACAgaaatgctataagtggattttaaTCTAAGTATGGGGATTTCGTTTTAGAAAGCCAAATCGTCTGAAAAagtatataacgggccaatgaaatgccaaatgagttggcagtGTAAGCTTGCGCAAGTGTGGCTTATTGCAATTaactccgcatataagcacagggaagCAAGGAaatgccatccttttaagctgaagagactgataCTTACAGCTAAGAAACAATCATTATGGCGATGCTAAATAGCATTTCCACTCCCCTCTTCAGgtaacgagggttactttagaaACCAGAGCGTTCCCtttggatggggaacttcaatgctatcagTGGATTAAATCCATGAATGGGGAAATGTCTGGagaacgccataatgactgcaccttaccttcgcctctgatgagaggatagccaggcatagCGTGAGCGCTCCTGCATCATGAGAGGTGTGGCCCTCCAACGTGGTCCCTGGcccttatcccacttcaaaagaagttttatggatgtagatatattttttgggagtcgcaAGCATccagataattctaggaaaatatgacagtacgttgggaaagcgtgcagtcccgatagggaggatgctgtggaggccacctgctacccaatggggagatatgatggcaaaatatatgccctgagaagggggagtacgcatataataagatggttagctttgagggaagacacgggtccgcccgtgAGGGGGGACAGCAcagtggctgaataagcatatgggatcgcctagtggggatcacgcatagcgggcacctatacccaaaacgcgggctgaccagcgagcagacctacaacgtagtgggccagcaggtgactcctccgctgagtcagtgctaggggcctcggaggaatctgcagggctcactaaacggggaactttactgacagatgaaaaagcgcacgtatctccgtgttagggagaatggcgcagcaagcgtgtttcaacactttaactgagttgtttcctcaatcaccaagggttacctaatacccttgaggaaaccggctccactagCAGATTGTAAATACATAGGCGAACTCAAGGAGGgagctctagcccgagtgacggtattaaccaccgcaatcggtaggttacctaagtaaCCAGAGGGGTGCAACCAGCAAAagctgttcctcgtcctccctgaccttgcacagtaactgcgcgagcaggctcactgggggaaacgcatatttgtgcatgccccgaggccagctgtgggccagtccatccgtgccgagagcactcggtcagggaaaagaacaattGGCAATGAGCATTCtcaggggaagcaaacagatcgatctgggcttccccgaatcgtgCCCATAttagctgaacagactcggggtggagtctccattctccgggacgtaaaggctgccgtgagagcgcatcggctgcaggGTTGAGCTTGCCTGGAATGTGAATGGCACACAGCAATTTCAGCCATGGATGACTCCTTAGTAGCAGACGGtgggcaagctgagacatgcagCGAAAGCGAATACCCCCAAtgcggctgatatacgccactcCCGCCGtgctgtccatcctgaccagcacatgctgctgctccaacaccggaaaaaaaaaaaaaaaacggtggagagcgaggaacactgccaacaactccaggcgattgatatgccaatgcaactgggttcctttccacaggcccgaagctgcatgcccgcagcacacagccccccagtctgtgctggaagcatctgttgaaacaacaacatgactggatgcCTTTCTAGAGGCactccggcctgtaggaacgaggggtcgttccaagggctgagggtgcggcgacaccgcgcagtaacagagacttgGTGTGTGCCcacatgccatgcgcgtctggggactcgttcgtgaagccagtgctggacTGGTCTCATATGGACTAATCCGAGCAGCGTGACAGCAGATGCAGATGCggtatgccccaggagcctctgaaataatttcagtgggaccactattttgctgttgagctctctcagacagttcagcatcagctgagagcgctctccggagaggcgtgCTGTCATGGTGAccaagtccagctccagcccgagaaaagagatcctctgcacgggggcgagtttgctcttttcttggTTGACCTGAAGCtccaacaggtggaggtgccaGTGCACCTTGTCTCTGtccataatcaattgctcccgagagtgggctaaaatcagccagtcgtcgagataattgagtatgcaaATGCCCGCGAGCCAAAGGggtgctaaggcaccctccgaGAGTTTGGTAAAGACCCGCGGaaacagagagagcccgaaggggaggaatttgtattgccaagcttgaCCTTCGAATGCAAACCCCAGAAAGTGACGGTGGAGAGGAAGAAATCTTGACCATCgtaggatgcgcttctgcgtgagcattctaaacggcagcttgtgcaggcagcggttcaaaacgagcagatctaggattggctgtGACCCACCGCTGTTTTTGGGCatgatgaagtgtgggctgtaaaacccactctccatcttgGCTGGAAGGactggctcgattgcatccttcaccAGGAGGACAgaaatctcctctcgcaagacaggggcggacagtgggatgaccctggtgaaatacacacccgtgaacttggggggccatttcgtgaactgaatcgcatagcctaGTCTGATTGTGTGTATGAGCCACCGCAAAGGGCTGGCAGTCGTCAACCAGGCAGGCAGCGCTCTTGCTAATGGACTCATTGCTACGATCTCTAAAGCACCAGCAGTGGGAAAGCGCAGCGTGGGTGtactgatccgggaagcgcgagggtcccgcggaagagctggaggcgagagatttgctctcactccgcacccaaactccagaggggaggctcgaggggtgggagaaaagagaccgtcctcccagcgctcgtgagccattGGCAAAATGCACAGAACCTGCGAGCTAGAAGCATAGCatctcagactggcagatttcgggcgtcacatccggggaagtagagaagtgctctttcattgatgttttcatggcagtgaAAAGTGCCTTTGGAAATGGGGTCTGCCCCTCCAGGGATATTACCCATCAAATtaaactgctctttcaccgccttaaattcctgggtgaattcaccgtctgtgtcgccgaacaggccagcctgggatatgggggagtcaagaaagcggactatgtcgactttgcgcatatcagccagatttagccagaggtggcgctcctggaccactaatgtgaaCATCGTCCTACCCAACACACACGCAGTGGACTTAGTGGTCCGTAGCGCGTAGTCGTTTGCGGTGTGAAGCTCGTGAAGCAGgcttgggttggacccacccttgtGCAGCCGGAGCAGTACCTGTGTTTGGGAGcactggtaggtggccatagcgtgcatggcggaagcagcctggcccgcagccttgtaagctctggcTCCGCACTTGACCTGAGGAATCGCTttataccccctggccgctcctccgtcaagagtggtgagggcggaggaaCAAGCAGCACGATCAAAGAAAGGTACCCTCCAAGATtgtgtgagcctactgtgcacctccgggaagaaggggacgataGGCTTTAAAGGCTTAGCCCTCTGGTCCTCTACATAGCACTCATCTAGTTGGGAAGTGAAATCCTGAAAAGGAAGTGCTGCACCACTGTGTTGCTCCTTTTGTGAAATTTGCAACTTCATATGCACCACTCTAGAGGACCGGActcaaagaacgccaggcaaggcagaaacccagctcgaccatctgctgctgcatgtacacactctggaccgggagactgCTCTCGTTCGCTAGAAATCGCTGgatatcagcaggaggaaccctcatcgactctctcgGAAGGCTGTAACAGTCTCTGAAGCGAAACggatggcgtttccttgcttCCCTGTGCTTATATGTGGAGTTGATTGCAATAAGGCACACATgcacaagcttacgctgccaactcatttggcatttcattggcccgttatatactctttcagacaattggctttctgaaacgaaatccccatacatggattaaaatccactaatagcattgaagttccccatccgaaggggaacagcACCTTTTAGTATAATGATCTATAGCTTCTGTAATGTGTCTTTGTCTATATTGTGCTCAACAGGAGACTGTGATATGTCTGTGTGTGGAGGTGTGAGTTGTATCTTGGAGCCAGCCCTTTTTGTGGCTCTCTCAAAGGCAAAAATGATCTCCCCTGATGGAACAAGTAAACCTTTTAGCAGCAAAGCAGATGGATATGGAAGAGGTGAAGGATGCGGGGTCGTCCTACTAAAGCCTCTCAAAAGAGTATGTTGATAGCAAAACAACAATATTGTCCTACATGATAACCTACTGCAAGAAACATTAATGTGTTGTCTGTTTTTGACAGGCTCTCGAAGATCACGACCACATTTGGGGAGTAATCGGCAAAACTGCAGTAAACCAAGACGGCCACAGTGTTAGCCCAATCACCAAACCGTCCATGGTACAGCAGGAGGAGCTACTCAGAAAAATCTACTCAACAGAGGCTGACCTGTGTAGTGTCCAGTACATTGAGGCTCATGGTACTGGAACTCCAGTGGGAGATCCAGTAGAAGCAGGTAGCATGTCAAAAGTCATTGCTAAAGAAAGATCTCAGAAGTCAGGGCCCCTCATCATTGGTTCTGTGAAGAGCAACATCGGACACACAGAATCTGCTGCAGGTGTTGCTGGCCTCATAAAGGTTCTTTTGATGATGCAGCATGAAACTATTGTGCCATCATTATTCTACTCCAAAGAAAACTCCAGCATAGACTTGAAATCTCTCAATATGAATATCCCCACCAGAGTACAAAAATGGATCAGTAACAACAGGGCAGGGAGGATTGCAGGAATCAATAACTTTGGGTTTGGTGGAACAAATGCACACGCAATAGTCAAACAATATGTGCAGTCAAAAAAGCCCAAATCTCAGCCCATCAGCAAATCCTGTCAGTATTTTGTGGTGTCTGCTGCCTCTGAGAAATCCATGAGAAATATCATTAGAGACACAGCAGATCAGATCGGTGCAGGGAAAATTTCAGATCTACAGTCTTTACTGTACACATCTGCATGTAGAAGAAGTCACCTGAAACACAAATACAGGAACGCTTTTCAAACATCGTCATTAGCAGATCTGCAAGACAAACTCACCGCTGCTGTGGACAAAAGGCTAGTACTGTCAAAGACAGACTCCAGGgtagtttttgtgttttgtggaaATGGAGTCACATACCAGGGCATGTGCCAGCAGCTCCTAAAACACGAGACAGTTTTCAGAGAGGAAATCGTGAAGATTGAAACTTTGCTAAAAATCTACAGAAGACAAAATCTGATAGAGATGCTGGAAGGTAGATCTGAAATGAGTAAAGATTTGTCTGATCCACAGCTCGTCCAGCCTCTTCTGTTTGCCATTCAGGTTGCGGTTTTCAAACTTCTGAAACACTGGGGAATCAGTCCTGATGCTGTTCTTGGCCACTCTATTGGAGAGGTCGCGGCAGCTCATTGCTCTGGTTTGTTGTCACTTGAAGATGCAGTGAAAGTCATACACTATCGTAGTTCTTTACAAAGCACTGTGACAGGGGGAAAGATGCTGGTCGTCAGTAATATGGCTGTTTCTGAGATCTTGAACATGCTTCCATCTCATTCAGGAAGAGTCTGTCTCGCTGCCTACAACAGCCCTCAGTCATGCACTCTCTCAGGGGATGCAGCTGAAATTGACAGCTTGCATCAGAAATTGAGCAGCTCTACCAATGGGAAAGATTTGTTCCTCCGCATTTTGGATGTACCTGCAGCATACCACAGTCACATGATGGATCCCATAGTATCTCGAGTGAAAGAGGATATAGGCTCATTGCAGACATGTGACTTGGAGATGGAGTTGTTCTCAACAGTGACAGGTGTTAGTTCATGTTCCACAGATTTTATTACTGGTGAATATTGGGCAAGAAATATCAGACAAGCAGTGGAATTTGAACAAGCGGTCAAGTCTGCAACTAAAAACAAAAGGAATGTGATATTTGTTGAAATTGGCCCAAGGCGATCTTTGCAGAGGTACATCACCGAGACTTTGGGGAAAGACATCGCTGTGGTTCCTGCAGTACAGCCTGATAAAGATCATGAGACGATGCTTGCAGTTGTTTCTAAATTGTTTGAGCTTGGGGCCAACATAAACTGGGATCTGTTCTACAAAGGTTGGGAGGCTGAACCAATACCATTCCCTCGTTACCAGTTTGATGATGTGAAAAGAGAAGTGTTTGCTTCGGATTTGCAGTTGACTGGTACAACTCGGAACCATCCAGTGGTTACACAAATGAGTACAGACAGTTCAGTATTCAGCTGTGATTTGTCATCTGAATCAGTGGCCTTCTTGCAGGATCACAAGCACAATGGAGTTGCCATCATCCCTGGAGCATTTTATACCGAGTTGGGTTTGGCAACTTTCATGGAATATGCAAAACCCAAGGTCCCACTAAGTTCCCTGCAACTCAGCATAACATTCCAGAGTCCACTGACTTTCACTCAGAATGCCCCACATATAAAAGTTCAGCTTGAAAATTTGGCAGATAGCATGCATAACTTCAAAATACACTCAACTTCTGCTGTCTATGCATTTGGCTCTGTAGAAGTACAACCAGGAAGGAGGCCTGAAGAACAGTTCATTTCATTAGACTCTATTTCTAGAAGATGCACATTGCACATGACTTCTGAAGAATTCTACAAGCAACTAAGTCAAACAGGATTCCAGTATGGGTCCGTCTTCAGGAATAAGGCAGATGTTTATTGTGGTGAAGAATTCAGAGAGGCATTGTCTGTTGTGAAGGTCCCAAAGGAATTGCTCCATCAATTACACGACTATCACCTTCACCCTGTGGTCTTGGATTACTTCATGCAACTTGCTCCTGTAACTTTAGGAAATGACCAATCAGCAAGGCCCCAGTTTCCTGCACAAATAGCAAGCCTGACTGTGTTTGAACCACTGCAAGAGGAGCTGGTTGTGTATCTCAGAGCTGTAGATGTGGGAGATGATGGGTTTGAAATTTGTGGCTGCTTGGCCAACAAACAAGGTAGGGTGTTGGTTGAAATCAAGCATGTGAAGATCAAAATGATAGGAAGTCGTTCTGAAGTGGTCAAGGAGTACTTCTTTCATAACAGTTTTGATATAATCTCTGAAGATGACATGTTGGACACACAGATTAAGGCACTGGTCTTTTCTGACCAGCTTGGAATATTTAAAGCTTTGCAGCAGCATTTGGACTCGAGATCTAGATGTGTATCTTTTTCAGACAGC
The Danio rerio strain Tuebingen ecotype United States chromosome 4, GRCz12tu, whole genome shotgun sequence genome window above contains:
- the fasn2 gene encoding uncharacterized protein isoform X1, with product MMDDDTEIAIVGVGCHFPGGEGLENFWRVLLEGKNCAVQIPNDRFNLSQWYDPEESKAGKTYTAKAALIDGLNAFDHKFFGITEAESLSMDPQHKLLLQCTYRALEDAGIPMEKASGTRTGVYLGLMNRDFELATVRNNPKHISHTTGTGVAMSIAANRISYIFNFTGPSVAIDCACSSSLVALHFACQAIKQGDCDMSVCGGVSCILEPALFVALSKAKMISPDGTSKPFSSKADGYGRGEGCGVVLLKPLKRALEDHDHIWGVIGKTAVNQDGHSVSPITKPSMVQQEELLRKIYSTEADLCSVQYIEAHGTGTPVGDPVEAGSMSKVIAKERSQKSGPLIIGSVKSNIGHTESAAGVAGLIKVLLMMQHETIVPSLFYSKENSSIDLKSLNMNIPTRVQKWISNNRAGRIAGINNFGFGGTNAHAIVKQYVQSKKPKSQPISKSCQYFVVSAASEKSMRNIIRDTADQIGAGKISDLQSLLYTSACRRSHLKHKYRNAFQTSSLADLQDKLTAAVDKRLVLSKTDSRVVFVFCGNGVTYQGMCQQLLKHETVFREEIVKIETLLKIYRRQNLIEMLEGRSEMSKDLSDPQLVQPLLFAIQVAVFKLLKHWGISPDAVLGHSIGEVAAAHCSGLLSLEDAVKVIHYRSSLQSTVTGGKMLVVSNMAVSEILNMLPSHSGRVCLAAYNSPQSCTLSGDAAEIDSLHQKLSSSTNGKDLFLRILDVPAAYHSHMMDPIVSRVKEDIGSLQTCDLEMELFSTVTGVSSCSTDFITGEYWARNIRQAVEFEQAVKSATKNKRNVIFVEIGPRRSLQRYITETLGKDIAVVPAVQPDKDHETMLAVVSKLFELGANINWDLFYKGWEAEPIPFPRYQFDDVKREVFASDLQLTGTTRNHPVVTQMSTDSSVFSCDLSSESVAFLQDHKHNGVAIIPGAFYTELGLATFMEYAKPKVPLSSLQLSITFQSPLTFTQNAPHIKVQLENLADSMHNFKIHSTSAVYAFGSVEVQPGRRPEEQFISLDSISRRCTLHMTSEEFYKQLSQTGFQYGSVFRNKADVYCGEEFREALSVVKVPKELLHQLHDYHLHPVVLDYFMQLAPVTLGNDQSARPQFPAQIASLTVFEPLQEELVVYLRAVDVGDDGFEICGCLANKQGRVLVEIKHVKIKMIGSRSEVVKEYFFHNSFDIISEDDMLDTQIKALVFSDQLGIFKALQQHLDSRSRCVSFSDSSTLLEGGVETLLSKLAISSVKKNFQEILFMWSDADLTTLESEKVLESMAGCCEMFRKTVRYLKALQFPGVIRVITYRSSESIVDSINPGYVLTGMTRACAAELQELSFQLIDMGSGTSEDIKALVQVLRSYPCHKYPELVVKEGNILQPEITHTPLPSMASPLQKVHMLDEELFILQTSDPYAMRNLSATEMENSIQPIQGKHVELHLNKICVHSSDYFPVSMSDLSYGHTLYWNKHTSQHHNLLALDYSGTVTAVGKDVSKFKVGDHVVSCYPVSATSKVVIPAAVCCKAKRLSFLNDIPCVSYMVLAWEILHKALPKIKVQRKLGIFSTVPDSALINVLLAIANRSGWNVKVCTQTDQLSCDFSEVVGAVFLPPYNLVTAEVASRIKGINDIVFVCDNQTEVPLNSATFRSTNEEVHFHFVFMSQVLQKWSLQTQMPKIYRWQKSMHLNRKSMSLDTTAVQRANSQHIDLLSVKESDSYFTCQILPIIILNSEDKNQLSEIPVIPKNNLFKKKSVYIVTGGLTGLGFETVKFIAQKGGEHIVILSRRNPNPEMQQEISQLSSRCGSVIKSLPCDVSVSEQVDQTIAKVKKLFPSSPIKGVFHSAVVLHDGLIERLDKSLYEKVMRPKVNGVINLHRATIQCNLDYFVCYSSISAFMGNASQTNYAAANTFMDTFCQYRRNIGLAGQSINWGALNLGLLLDKVHFQRFLEAKGILLLEVPEIHESLEQCLLINKPQQVVCRFSFKNSWNSVLSQNKSLNARLFKIAKEAFIRAGVNPSRPEQPMTSSSPHDYLRFLISETAGVEKDELSDDVHLFELGIDSMLAMTLQNHIFSYRGVNIPLVTLLDPNSTLSTITKILEENGVDEYQSASYESTSTYL
- the fasn2 gene encoding uncharacterized protein LOC100000781; amino-acid sequence: MDDDTEIAIVGVGCHFPGGEGLENFWRVLLEGKNCAVQIPNDRFNLSQWYDPEESKAGKTYTAKAALIDGLNAFDHKFFGITEAESLSMDPQHKLLLQCTYRALEDAGIPMEKASGTRTGVYLGLMNRDFELATVRNNPKHISHTTGTGVAMSIAANRISYIFNFTGPSVAIDCACSSSLVALHFACQAIKQGDCDMSVCGGVSCILEPALFVALSKAKMISPDGTSKPFSSKADGYGRGEGCGVVLLKPLKRALEDHDHIWGVIGKTAVNQDGHSVSPITKPSMVQQEELLRKIYSTEADLCSVQYIEAHGTGTPVGDPVEAGSMSKVIAKERSQKSGPLIIGSVKSNIGHTESAAGVAGLIKVLLMMQHETIVPSLFYSKENSSIDLKSLNMNIPTRVQKWISNNRAGRIAGINNFGFGGTNAHAIVKQYVQSKKPKSQPISKSCQYFVVSAASEKSMRNIIRDTADQIGAGKISDLQSLLYTSACRRSHLKHKYRNAFQTSSLADLQDKLTAAVDKRLVLSKTDSRVVFVFCGNGVTYQGMCQQLLKHETVFREEIVKIETLLKIYRRQNLIEMLEGRSEMSKDLSDPQLVQPLLFAIQVAVFKLLKHWGISPDAVLGHSIGEVAAAHCSGLLSLEDAVKVIHYRSSLQSTVTGGKMLVVSNMAVSEILNMLPSHSGRVCLAAYNSPQSCTLSGDAAEIDSLHQKLSSSTNGKDLFLRILDVPAAYHSHMMDPIVSRVKEDIGSLQTCDLEMELFSTVTGVSSCSTDFITGEYWARNIRQAVEFEQAVKSATKNKRNVIFVEIGPRRSLQRYITETLGKDIAVVPAVQPDKDHETMLAVVSKLFELGANINWDLFYKGWEAEPIPFPRYQFDDVKREVFASDLQLTGTTRNHPVVTQMSTDSSVFSCDLSSESVAFLQDHKHNGVAIIPGAFYTELGLATFMEYAKPKVPLSSLQLSITFQSPLTFTQNAPHIKVQLENLADSMHNFKIHSTSAVYAFGSVEVQPGRRPEEQFISLDSISRRCTLHMTSEEFYKQLSQTGFQYGSVFRNKADVYCGEEFREALSVVKVPKELLHQLHDYHLHPVVLDYFMQLAPVTLGNDQSARPQFPAQIASLTVFEPLQEELVVYLRAVDVGDDGFEICGCLANKQGRVLVEIKHVKIKMIGSRSEVVKEYFFHNSFDIISEDDMLDTQIKALVFSDQLGIFKALQQHLDSRSRCVSFSDSSTLLEGGVETLLSKLAISSVKKNFQEILFMWSDADLTTLESEKVLESMAGCCEMFRKTVRYLKALQFPGVIRVITYRSSESIVDSINPGYVLTGMTRACAAELQELSFQLIDMGSGTSEDIKALVQVLRSYPCHKYPELVVKEGNILQPEITHTPLPSMASPLQKVHMLDEELFILQTSDPYAMRNLSATEMENSIQPIQGKHVELHLNKICVHSSDYFPVSMSDLSYGHTLYWNKHTSQHHNLLALDYSGTVTAVGKDVSKFKVGDHVVSCYPVSATSKVVIPAAVCCKAKRLSFLNDIPCVSYMVLAWEILHKALPKIKVQRKLGIFSTVPDSALINVLLAIANRSGWNVKVCTQTDQLSCDFSEVVGAVFLPPYNLVTAEVASRIKGINDIVFVCDNQTEVPLNSATFRSTNEEVHFHFVFMSQVLQKWSLQTQMPKIYRWQKSMHLNRKSMSLDTTAVQRANSQHIDLLSVKESDSYFTCQILPIIILNSEDKNQLSEIPVIPKNNLFKKKSVYIVTGGLTGLGFETVKFIAQKGGEHIVILSRRNPNPEMQQEISQLSSRCGSVIKSLPCDVSVSEQVDQTIAKVKKLFPSSPIKGVFHSAVVLHDGLIERLDKSLYEKVMRPKVNGVINLHRATIQCNLDYFVCYSSISAFMGNASQTNYAAANTFMDTFCQYRRNIGLAGQSINWGALNLGLLLDKVHFQRFLEAKGILLLEVPEIHESLEQCLLINKPQQVVCRFSFKNSWNSVLSQNKSLNARLFKIAKEAFIRAGVNPSRPEQPMTSSSPHDYLRFLISETAGVEKDELSDDVHLFELGIDSMLAMTLQNHIFSYRGVNIPLVTLLDPNSTLSTITKILEENGVDEYQSASYESTSTYL